One window of the Indicator indicator isolate 239-I01 chromosome 13, UM_Iind_1.1, whole genome shotgun sequence genome contains the following:
- the PDCD1 gene encoding programmed cell death protein 1, whose product MAPGALKMMWGSMEVALTGLCTILLCSGPVLASCRQVTFFPAVLSLPAGSSATFFCNISLENDSELEYSLNWYKETQHSQAQKIAGISRNSLQTKTEKYVLTNHTSAFKMEILNLHQSDSGSYYCGLITFFEPNKVIESNRSHLVVTAAPENTNPTDEPEMEEGSPPDHIKAVLLSILLLAGLVVLLVFGYITVMHRRGDVQKPPSEKAPEKEEKPTMVPVPTVDYGVLEFQVDQHAQVPLETWVANQTEYATIVFPEEKPVTPERGRKPQDERTRQLHLQPC is encoded by the exons ATGGCTCCAGGTGCCTTGAAGATGATGTGGGGCAGCATGGAGGTGGCCCTGACTGGTCTCTGCACCATCCTACTCTGCTCTGGCCCTGTGCTGGCCAGCTGTCGCCAAG TGACCTTCTTCCCAGCAGTGTTaagccttcctgcaggcagctcagccaCCTTCTTCTGCAATATCTCCTTGGAGAATGACTCTGAGCTGGAGTACAGCCTCAATTGGTACAAGGAGACCCAACACAGCCAAGCCCAAAAAATCGCAGGGATCAGCCGTAACAGCCTGCAGACGAAGACAGAGAAGTATGTGCTCACCAACCACACTTCTGCCTTCAAGATGGAGATCCTGAACCTCCACCAGAGCGACTCAGGCTCCTACTACTGTGGACTGATCACCTTCTTTGAACCCAATAAAGTGATAGAGAGCAACAGGTCCCACCTAGTGGTCACAG CAGCCCCTGAGAATACAAATCCCACTGATGAGCCTGAGATGGAGGAAGGCAGTCCCCCAGACCACATCAAGGCTGTGCTCCTGAGCATCCTGCTGTTGGCAGGGTTGGTTGTTCTGCTGGTCTTTGGCTACATCACTGTTATGCACAGGAGAGGAG ATGTGCAGAAACCACCAAGTGAAAAGGCACCAGAG aaggaagagaagccCACCATGGTGCCCGTGCCCACTGTGGACTATGGTGTGCTGGAGTTTCAGGTGGACCAGCATGCCCAGGTGCCTCTTGAGACCTGGGTAGCCAACCAAACCGAATACGCCACCATCGTCTTCCCAGAGGAGAAACCTGTCACACCGGAACGGGGCAGGAAACCCCAGGATGAGAGGACTCGGCAGCTCCACTTGCAGCCTTGCTGA
- the DYNLT2B gene encoding dynein light chain Tctex-type protein 2B produces MGELGSDDGAGNTYSLRPSLQRRFKSSTVKECIHAILKEKLANVQYIPEDMSQLTMSLSETIKDRLKEEGFDRYKMVVQVVIGEQRGEGVNVAARCFWDADTDSYAHDVFMNDSLFCVVAAFGCYYY; encoded by the exons ATGGGCGAGCTGGGTTCGGATGATGGGGCCGGGAATACGTACAGCTTGCGACCCAGCCTCCAGCGCCG ATTTAAATCATCCACAGTAAAAGAATGCATCCATGCAATACTGAAGGAAAAGCTGGCCAATGTACAGTACATACCAGAAGACATGTCTCAGCTTACAATGTCATTATCGGAGACAAtaaaagacagactgaaag aggAGGGATTTGACAGGTACAAAATGGTCGTGCAGGTTGTTattggagagcagagaggagaaggagtgaA TGTGGCTGCACGATGTTTCTGGGATGCTGACACTGACAGCTATGCTCATGACGTGTTCATGAAT GACAGCCTGTTTTGTGTGGTAGCTGCCTttggctgctactactactGA
- the LOC128970508 gene encoding uncharacterized protein LOC128970508, with amino-acid sequence MRQSLCCASAAGTPQPYSECPVPPHATPHSAPRGNLSPVPQHSPARPRQLSPRPTSDRPLIPPPHPPPNLPVTDLTSEPPQQQPPVRTDVPPANAPLPAAPPPCPTQPRRRCRSRSRRLPRPSPANANGAAGGAAACRVQAAGKDRPYPGKPRPEPPFRLATRPLPFAGAGLGGWRVPRRPRQGLLALNGRRLSPALQNPS; translated from the exons ATGCGACAAAGTCTCTGCTGTG cctccGCGGCGGGCACCCCCCAGCCCTACAGCGAGTGCCCCGTCCCGCCGCACGCTACTCCACACAGCGCTCCAAGGGGAAACCTGTCCCCggtgccacagcacagccccgcACGGCCGCGGCAGCTCTCCCCACGTCCCACCAGTGACAGACCCCTCAtccccccacctcaccccccccccaacctgCCAGTGACAGATCTCACCTCTGAgccccctcagcagcagccGCCGGTACGCACTGACGTTCCCCCTGCCAACGCACCGCTGCCCGCAGCTCCGCCGCCCTGCCCGACCCAGCCTCGCCGCCGCTGCCGGAGCCGCTCCCGGCGCCTGCCCCGCCCCTCTCCCGCCAACGCCAACGGGGCGGCGGGCGGAGCCGCTGCGTGTCGAGTCCAGGCGGCAGGAAAGGACCGGCCGTACCCCGGGAAACCGCGCCCGGAACCTCCGTTCCGGCTCGCAACGCGTCCGCTTCCTTTCGCGGGGGCTGGCCTTGGAGGGTGGCGAGTGCCTCGGCGTCCGCGCCAAGGGCTGCTGGCGCTGAACGGGCGCAGGCTCAGCCCTGCTTTGCAGAACCCTTCGTGA
- the PCYT1A gene encoding choline-phosphate cytidylyltransferase A gives MEPPTSSRLNSRKRRKDASGPNGATELDGIPPKMSRRSLGLREPAPFSDEVEIDYSKPYIRVTYEEAMRGTPLDRPVRVYADGIFDLFHSGHARALMQAKNLFPNTYLIVGVCSDELTHNFKGFTVMNENERYDAVQHCRYVDEVVRNAPWTLTPEFLAEHRIDFVAHDDIPYSSAGSDDVYKHIKEAGMFAPTQRTEGISTSDIITRIVRDYDVYARRNLQRGYTAKELNVSFINEKKYHLQERVDKVKKRVKDVEEKSKEFVQKVEEKSIDLIQKWEEKSREFIGNFLEMFGPEGALKHMLKEGKGRMLQAISPKQSPSSSPTHDRSPSPSFRWPFSTKTPPSSPANRSRNESTVTYDISEDEED, from the exons ATGGAGCCACCAACATCCTCCAGGCTGAATTCccgaaagagaaggaaagatgcATCTGGCCCCAATGGGGCGACAGAGCTGGATGGAATCCCTCCCAAAATGTCCAGACGCTCACTC GGACTGCGGGAACCAGCTCCTTTCTCAGATGAAGTGGAAATCGATTACAGCAAGCCGTACATCAGAGTGACCTATGAAGAAGCGATGAGAGGGACCCCTT TGGATCGCCCTGTCAGAGTTTATGCCGATGGAATATTTGATTTGTTTCATTCCGGACACGCCCGAgccctgatgcaagccaagaaCCTCTTCCCAAACACATACCTCATTGTTGGAG TCTGCAGCGATGAGCTAACCCATAACTTCAAGGGCTTCACGGTCATGAACGAAAACGAGCGGTATGATGCTGTGCAGCACTGTCGTTACGTGGATGAAGTGGTGAGAAATGCACCGTGGACGCTCACTCCTGAGTTCCTGGCAGAGCACAGG ATCGACTTTGTTGCACACGATGACATCCCCTATTCCTCTGCTGGCAGTGATGATGTTTATAAGCATATAAAAGAAGCAG GCATGTTTGCACCGACTCAGAGGACGGAGGGGATCTCAACGTCAGACATCATCACGCGGATCGTGCGGGACTACGACGTGTATGCCAGGCGGAACCTGCAGCGGGGCTACACAGCTAAAGAGCTCAACGTCAGCTTCATTAAC GAGAAGAAATACCACCTCCAGGAACGTGTGGATAAGGTGAAAAAGAGAGTGAAGGATGTAGAAGAGAAGTCAAAGGAATTTGTCCAAAAAGTGGAGGAGAAGAGTATTGATCTCATTCAGAAGTGGGAAGAGAAGTCCCGGGAGTTCATTGGCAATTTCCTGGAAATGTTTGGCCCAGAAGGCGCATTG AAACACATGCTGAAGGAGGGCAAGGGCCGGATGCTGCAGGCCATCAGCCCAAAGCAGAGTCCCAGCAGTAGCCCCACACACGACCGCTCCCCATCTCCCTCCTTCCGCTGGCCCTTTTCAACCAAGACTCCTCCTTCCTCGCCTGCCAACCGCTCCAGGAACGAGTCCACAGTCACCTATGACATCAGTGAAGATGAAGAGGATTAA